Proteins co-encoded in one Vidua macroura isolate BioBank_ID:100142 chromosome 13, ASM2450914v1, whole genome shotgun sequence genomic window:
- the LOC128814077 gene encoding probable G-protein coupled receptor, whose amino-acid sequence MPSWTRSNTTDSLELLSIPEHSIAQEVVGLFCMILLTLTALVANIVVMVIILKTPLFRKFIFVCHLCVVNLLSAIFLMPLGIISSSSCFNWVIYSIAECKAVIFLNICFISASILTICIISVERYYYIVHPLRYEVKMTIRLAVAGVVFIWVKSVLTTVLALVAWPHGNGATSASRCTVYWSPGAHKKVFVILFSITCFILPTIIILAVYSSIYRVARTASLQQAPVPAQAVAPRHRCDSIASQVTILTARILMLPRLIPDRLLGSNKAILTLVLIVGQFLCCWLPFFAFHLHSSVTVGTVGGGHGEMVVTWIAYSSFAVNPFFYGLLNRQIREELARLRRSCLNHPLGQELCLSISEASVQENFLQFLQRATCTLETHTSCISPSPRNRLDQTTAGFPTPGQVPEESS is encoded by the coding sequence ATGCCGAGCTGGACGAGGTCAAACACCACGGACAGCCtagagctgctctccatccctgaGCACTCCATTGCCCAGGAGGTGGTGGGCCTCTTCTGCATGATCCTGCTCACCCTCACCGCCCTGGTGGCCAACATCGTGGTGATGGTCATCATCCTCAAAACGCCCCTTTTCAGGAAGTTCATCTTTGTCTGCCATCTCTGTGTGGTCAATCTCCTCTCAGCTATTTTCCTCATGCCCCTGGGGAtcatctccagctcctcctgtttcAACTGGGTTATCTACAGCATTGCTGAGTGCAAGGCTGTGATATTCCTGAACATCTGCTTCATTAGTGCCTCCATTCTCACCATCTGTATCATCAGCGTGGAGCGGTACTACTACATCGTCCACCCCTTGAGGTATGAGGTCAAGATGACCATCAGGCTGGCGGTGGCTGGAGTGGTTTTCATTTGGGTCAAGTCTGTTCTCACCACTGTCTTGGCACTAGTGGCATGGCCTCATGGCAATGGGGCCACCAGTGCCAGCCGCTGCACAGTCTACTGGAGCCCCGGGGCCCACAAGAAGGTTTTTGTGATCCTCTTCAGCATCACCTGCTTTATTCTGCCCACCATCATTATCCTCGCTGTCTACTCCAGCATCTACCGCGTGGCCCGGACCGCGTCCCTGCAGCAGGCACCTGTGCCAGCGCAGGCAGTTGCACCCAGACACCGATGTGACTCCATCGCCAGCCAAGTGACCATCCTCACTGCCAGGATCCTGATGCTGCCCAGGCTCATCCCAGATCGCCTTCTAGGAAGCAACAAGGCCATCCTCACCTTGGTCCTCATTGTGGGACAATtcttgtgctgctggctgcctttctttgctttccacTTGCACTCCTCTGTCACTGTTGGCACTGTGGGTGGTGGGCACGGGGAGATGGTGGTCACCTGGATTGCCTACTCCTCTTTTGCCGTTAATCCTTTCTTCTACGGGTTGCTGAACCGCCAAATCCGTGAGGAGCTGGCCCGGCTCCGTCGCAGCTGTCTTAACCATCCACTTGGCCAGGAGCTCTGTCTTTCCATCTCAGAGGCTTCTGTTCAGGAAAACTTCTTGCAGTTCCTCCAGAGAGCAACTTGCACACTGGAGACCCACACCAGCTGcatcagccccagccccaggaacaGGCTGGACCAGACCACAGCGGGCTTCCCCACCCCAGGTCAAGTTCCCGAAGAGAGCAGCTGA